The Crocosphaera sp. UHCC 0190 genome has a segment encoding these proteins:
- a CDS encoding ParA family protein yields the protein MIITVTSYKGGVGKTTTAIHLACYLQQQGRDTLLVDGDPNRSSLAWEKRGSLPIKVVDERSAPKYIRDYENIVIDTSARPETEELQALADGCDLLLLPTTPDAMAIDALSLTVNALKTIGVNHYKVLLTIIPPKPTRDGEEAREFLTDAGIPLFKKGIRRLIVFQRAALQGVPVYEVSDRSSRNAWNDYVAVGKELING from the coding sequence ATGATTATCACTGTCACCTCTTATAAAGGGGGGGTGGGCAAAACGACCACTGCTATCCATTTAGCCTGTTATCTCCAACAGCAGGGGAGAGACACTTTATTAGTGGATGGAGATCCCAACCGCAGTAGTTTGGCCTGGGAGAAACGGGGGTCATTGCCTATTAAGGTTGTTGATGAACGGTCAGCCCCTAAATACATTCGAGATTACGAAAATATTGTCATTGATACCTCGGCTAGACCGGAAACCGAGGAATTACAAGCTTTAGCAGATGGCTGTGACCTGTTACTCCTTCCTACCACCCCTGATGCTATGGCCATTGATGCCCTTTCTTTAACCGTTAATGCCCTGAAAACGATTGGGGTAAACCATTACAAGGTGTTACTCACCATTATTCCCCCCAAACCCACCAGGGATGGAGAGGAAGCCAGGGAGTTTTTGACAGATGCAGGGATTCCTTTATTTAAAAAAGGTATCCGGCGGTTAATTGTGTTTCAAAGGGCTGCTTTGCAGGGGGTTCCGGTGTATGAAGTATCAGATCGGTCATCTCGGAATGCTTGGAATGATTATGTAGCAGTGGGTAAGGAGTTAATCAATGGCTAA